A stretch of DNA from Sugiyamaella lignohabitans strain CBS 10342 chromosome B, complete sequence:
CTTTGAGACTAAGAACTTCTTTACGGAATAGATCCCTACCTCGCCTTCTGTATCCCATATTATTTTCGCGTGACTCCTTGATATGAATGATAAGATCACCAGCATCCCAATCAGGGCTTTGATCTGATTCTCCTGGGATAACATGATCAAAGAACTTGCCCACACCAGGCTCTATCACAACATGGTAATTTCTATCCTCTCTAATAACGCGGTCACCTTTGCAAACCGAGCACGGTTGGCTAATCACCTTTCCTTTACCTCTACACACATCACAGGTGGTTTGCATTTGTTGAATCATACCTGGTGCCAGTTGGTGACGTACAATCCTTATTCCGTGGCCTTGACATGCTGAACAAATATGCTCTTGACCATCTGCTGATCCTGTACCATCACATTCATCACAGACTCCCTGCATGTTCAATTGCAAGTCTAATATTCCTCCTCTATAGGCATCAATCAAGGAACACTCAGTAAAGGTTTGGGCATCAGGACCTCGTTGTACTCTCTGTTCACGTCCCATTCCTCCTCTTCCGCCAGGtccaccaaaaaaattagagaATATATCAAATGCATTTCTCATGGGATGTTCACCATGTCCATCTTTTAACCCTGCCTCGCCATATTTGTCATATTTGGCTCGTTGCTCCTTATCTGACAGTACTTCGTAGGCTCCAGCTATTTCAACAAACTTGTTTTTGGCATCTTCATTCCCTGGATTCTTATCAGGATGGTATTCTTTACTTAATTTTCGATATgcttttttgatttctttctctGAAGCTGATTTCGACACTCCTAAGAtctgaaataaatagttaGAATATTTACCAACTCGACCAAACTTGTTTCTATCTTACTTTATAATAATCTTCGCATAGACCTGCTTCGAAGAGTGCTGATAATACCAGCAGTCCTAATAAGAGCCACCTTGATAGCGATAGCATTGATctgatttatatattagTGGCAGACGCAATCACTTCCGCAATATTGACCCAAGATTCCTTTTGCAAATAAATTGGTTGATCCAGGTATTAACGTGGTCTTTAATATGAGTAAGGCTTGATTTGGTCAACGTCAACCTTTCCGTATGCATTGCATTAGTGCACAGAGCACCGTTAGAGATGTCGATGCACGGCGctatttttcagggggaaTTCCTCGCGATGCTCAACCGAGTTCCTACCATCATTTAGAAATGGCCATATAttaagaaaaaatattaaagttaataaaatattttaatgcTTCTTTTATTAGTTaagattattattagtcCCAAAGCTGTAGTAAGATGCCGAATACAGAAATTGACTACTTAGATTGCAATAGTATTTACAACTGACAGCCTAAAAATATGGTGTTTTCTAAGGGTGTATCATAGTATGCGGAGATAGTTTCGAATCCacattttttatataaCTCAACGGCATCATTCATGATAGGAACAGTGTCCAACCGAATTTGCTTATAGCCGAGACTTTTGCCTGCTTCCattatcttcttcaccatAGCGGTCCCGAGACCCAGTCCTCTCGCTTCTTCGCAGACATATAACCTCTTCATTTCGCAATATGATCCTTCCAATGGTCTTAAACCGACGCAGGCCAAAGGTTTTCCAGTCGTAGAATCCCTcgccaacagcagctcaCCTGTGGGTGGGCTATATTTACCAGGCATGGACTCCAGTTCTTTGGAAATGTCCTGGAATGCCAAATTTATTCCTAGTGATCCGGCATATTCGACatatttcaaaaataacTTCAGAGTGTCCTCCAAGTCGGTGCTATTACGGACCTCGACAATATTGAATGTGTTAGTCATTCGGCggtaataaatatagtGGAGATAAGATTGGCAAAAAGTTGTAGAGCTTATAAAATTCCAGCCGTGCCCGGAGAAGCAGGGCCCATGATCCGTCCTAGATGTCACAAAGAGAAAAGCTCATCTTAATAATTAGTTAAACAAATGAATTATCTATATACAAGAAATGACATGACTATTTGTCAGCTTGGACTTTGGCAACTGCCATCTCAGCCTGCTGAGCTTCCAGCtccttctgcttctgaatGGCTGCAATCTCCTCTGGGTTGGGAAGTCCTTCAGTAACGAACTTATTGAGGGTAAATTTTTGCTCGTTAAGGATCTCCTTTTCACGTTGCTTTTCTTCAGCAAGCATCTTCTCACCATTCTCTTTGAGGTACTTTTGGAAGGCTTCGTAACCCTTTTGACCCTCTTGTCGGATGTAGTCCTGGGGCATCATTGGCTTAGGTGGAGCAGGAGGCTTTATTCCGAGGAAGGACGATGCCCAGTTTGCagtttggttttgtttataaAATTCCTCTTCGAACTTTTTACGGGCAATAGCCTCTCTCCGAGCATACTCTTCAGCCATGTCTGTGTTTTCAAAGGCCTTGAGAATGGGACGGACATCCTTAATTGGTTGTGTAGCAATCCATTCAAGGAATGGGATCAACTTAACAAgtccatcatcatctcgTTGACCAGTCCAAGGTTTGACAGGAACTGCGTTCTCGGGTTGCATAGAATAGCAGGTAGGGTCTGTGTCGACAATAATTACTTTGCCCAAATCACGGTTCAAATTGTTAAGATCCTTGATAACCTTACCATCTCTGTAACGAGTGGCTTCACGGAAGAGGGCATATGAAACAGATGATCTATAAGGGTCGAGGGCTGCAACAACCTTCTCAGAATAAACTTGGTATTTGGAAGAGAAAATTACAATCTCGTAGTACTGAGCAAGGTAGCCAAGAAAATAATCGACACCAGGACGCTTGGCCGTTCTCCAACCATGTTCACGAGTCCATTCAGAATGCACCAAGAGGTCATCTAAAGACAACACCAATGTTAAAGGACGTCCGTATGGCTCTGGCAGAGGATCAGGCAATAGCTTCTCAAAAATTGGCTCATTAAAATAGTTGAAGATATCGCCCAAACGAGCTTTGGCACGGTTAAAACTGGCACCTGGTGAATATCCACCACTAATATCGGGATGTGATTTCTGCTCATTTTCTTCCCAATCTCTGGCCAAATAGGCACCACCTCCAAGGGCCATACCTAACAAAGCAGCGTAAAAGAGATTGCTACGTCGCTCTCTTCTTAGATCTGTAGATGACTTGTCACTCGACTTCTTGGCAGTACCCTTCCATCTTTCCTTTTGCTCTGGACTTGCACCTGCTTCACCGGATTCAGCAGAGTCAACGGATTCTGATGTGGATTCAGCTTGAGCAGCGTTGCTAGTCTCAGCTGATCCAGATGATTCATTAGAGCCCGTCTTTCCTGACTCTTTCTTTAGTGAATTTGTATCAATGCCAGCCTTTTCCAGAATATCATCTGTTAAAAGTGAAGAGACGGGTTCagattttttcttgtcgCTTGAATAAAATCTCAGGCTGGAGCTACTTGATCCAGTGGCTAGTTTCATAGCATTTGAAATCGTAATTCGGGCACTGGCAGGGCCAGAGTGCAATTTTGCAGCTCCAGCAATGTTAGCATTAGCCACGCTTCGAAGAGCCAATCTCAACATTGTTGGACTCGCTTTAGTTATGTCAATCTACTAATtgttgtagttgtagttgCAAACTCCGACTTTAGGACTCCTCATCTGCTACATGACATAGTAGTCTCTGATCAAATTCTTCGAATAGGCCGGGTAAGCACTTTTGTCACGTGAGGTCATAAAGTCGAGATATTACTCTTTCAACAAAATATCCGTACTCACCCCTTTTCTTTCCCTTCACTTTCGTTTTCCTTTCGTTTCTTTTCCCAATATTCCTGTTTTCCATGATTATCTGTGCCtgaataaaaaatcatTATTGACGCTCTTTCTCAGGCTATAAGGAGAGTTCATtataatcaacaaaacaagTCCAGGCTGTCCAAAGCAGATCTCTGACGGCCATAGAAGTTTGTACTTTCAGATCAGGATAAGACTGGCAAACACgaatttgtttattatcaAAAGGTGCTCCTCAGAAAAGTACTGAACACTTAAACCCCCCAGTAATTCATTAATTTGAGAAAACCATCCCGACATCCACCCACCCCTGAAGGAACAGTGTACTAACCCCAGCCCAGTCCCTTACATGATGCGGTGCGGATTCCTGCTTTGTTCAGCCGCAATCGTCTGTTTGTGAAGAAAAAACCCCGGTAGCAGTGATACCGCCTCGACATAAACACATCAGCCCGCATATAATAGCATACTGTAAATTgcatttgtttgtttgtacTGCCACTCTCTCCATCGACCATTTCGTACACTCTACGCTTGTTACGACATAATATTTGACGTCCATTGGTGTccattatttttgataataAGTTTGCTCTTCACTAACCTAACCAGGGgtatttgatttttcaacCCTATCTGTCCTTACCGCTAAACCTTCAAATCAGGTTAACAGGAAACAAGCAACCAACTGAAAGCCTTGCTTCTTGATTCTCTGCCGTATTGTAAACATATCAAACCTTAATCGGGGTTTTCGACAATAATACTGTCCTTGTGACCTACATGCTGTTTGGTTGAAACTTTTCTTACCAgcttttgtatttttattgatCTCACGATTCGATTTACGCACCATTTGGTTTTTGCTAATCTTTACGACCTGTATCTGTTTTGTGGTTATATTGTCTGTTCTGATTTGTTCGACAACTTCGTatcattttgaatttgttttggTTCAATCGTTTCTTAGTTTTGTTGGATGGTATTGACTTCAAATTTGGGTGATTTCTTTATAGTCGtttgtttggtttttttACCACCAAAACATAGTTCCATTTCAACCTTGGGCTAAATATCTTGTTAGACCATCTTATCCCATAATCCTTCCTGTTTTAACGAATTCAGTCAGACGTATTCTAGACGAAGATTTCGACAGCCCATTAATTTCGCATTTGACGTCCCTATCTCCACTTCGTGACTGATGAACCTTATCCGCAAAGATAAAACCCAAGCTGCACTGCAGAAGACGTATGAGGATGCCTATCAGGCTTCGTTACAGGCCATTATCTTGGAGACCCAGAACGATCGCGACGCAGCCCTTGAATCCTGGAACTCCACCCTCAACTCCATTTCTTTGAATATGAGCAAATTTGACGGCAAAACACCGAAATCAGCATCTCACCAAGGCCTTATGTCATCTATTCTTGATATCGAACGACAGTGTCACGATCGTATCTCTTTTCTAGAATCAAGACGTTATCCTTCGACAAATCCTTATATGAATTCTTATTCAACTTCAAGTTCTACATTAAACGACGGTTCTAGCTCTACTGCCAACCATAAGAAATCTGTTTCTGAAATTGGCTCCTATTCAAGCAGTTCTGTATTGACTGTACCGCGGAAAAATTTACCCTCTAAAAGTGACCCACTAATCCCTCATCAGCCAAAGCCATTATCTGCACAACTTATTGCCATGAATGCACACCATAGAAGTTACTCTGGGTCCTCGACCCCTCCCTATTATACTACAGCCCCTtcgtcatcaacaacatccCCTAGCTATCAGTCGCATTCTTCACAGCCACTGTCGACTTCGTCGCAGCCCCCACAGCCACCGCCACATCGTACTAatgcatcttcttcgtcaacaCTTGTGCCAACTCAAACAACCCCGACCTTGAGAGCTAAATCGTCGGCCGATCTGGCTCCGGTAGGTGTTAAGTCTGCCCCAAAGTCTATGATGAAAACACTACGATCGTCTGGAAGATCTGGTAAGCTCGCCTATGGACAAAGAGGAGGCACATCGTCTGCAtcaactgctgctactctAGCATGGGGTACTGATTCACGGCCATCGACAGCGCCAAATGCTAGTTCACGAACAGTACCATCTAATGGAAGTTCGAAATCTTATGCCACGGGTGGAACTACAATTGCCACAGCTACTAAATCATCTCGTCCAGCCACATCAGCCCCTTCTTTACCTCGGTCGCAGCCTTCTCTTTTAGACGAACCATTAATCGACTTTACCAGTGATACTATTCAGCCAACGCGTACTAAATCACAGCCTGCTATTCAGCAACAGGCGGTAAAGAAGTCATATACACCTCCGTTAATTGCACCAATTGCTCACAAATATCCAATTCCAAGTACTGGTG
This window harbors:
- the SCJ1 gene encoding Scj1p (One of several homologs of bacterial chaperone DnaJ; located in the ER lumen where it cooperates with Kar2p to mediate maturation of proteins; GO_component: GO:0005783 - endoplasmic reticulum [Evidence IEA]; GO_component: GO:0005788 - endoplasmic reticulum lumen [Evidence IEA]; GO_component: GO:0005788 - endoplasmic reticulum lumen [Evidence IDA] [PMID 7744969]; GO_function: GO:0051087 - chaperone binding [Evidence IMP,ISS] [PMID 9817751]; GO_function: GO:0031072 - heat shock protein binding [Evidence IEA]; GO_function: GO:0046872 - metal ion binding [Evidence IEA]; GO_function: GO:0051082 - unfolded protein binding [Evidence IEA]; GO_process: GO:0030433 - ER-associated ubiquitin-dependent protein catabolic process [Evidence IMP] [PMID 11381090]; GO_process: GO:0006457 - protein folding [Evidence IEA]; GO_process: GO:0034975 - protein folding in endoplasmic reticulum [Evidence IMP] [PMID 9817751]; GO_process: GO:0015031 - protein transport [Evidence IEA]; GO_process: GO:0006986 - response to unfolded protein [Evidence IMP] [PMID 9817751]; GO_process: GO:0006810 - transport [Evidence IEA]), which gives rise to MRNAFDIFSNFFGGPGGRGGMGREQRVQRGPDAQTFTECSLIDAYRGGILDLQLNMQGVCDECDGTGSADGQEHICSACQGHGIRIVRHQLAPGMIQQMQTTCDVCRGKGKVISQPCSVCKGDRVIREDRNYHVVIEPGVGKFFDHVIPGESDQSPDWDAGDLIIHIKESRENNMGYRRRGRDLFRKEVLSLKEATNGGWNRTVKFLDDSDIKLSRKEGISVTTGEVQIIKNKGMPVLHEPGKFGDLYIEYIVILPGKITTPEASHDDL
- a CDS encoding N-acetyltransferase (predicted), which translates into the protein MTNTFNIVEVRNSTDLEDTLKLFLKYVEYAGSLGINLAFQDISKELESMPGKYSPPTGELLLARDSTTGKPLACVGLRPLEGSYCEMKRLYVCEEARGLGLGTAMVKKIMEAGKSLGYKQIRLDTVPIMNDAVELYKKCGFETISAYYDTPLENTIFLGCQL
- the TIM50 gene encoding Tim50p (Essential component of the TIM23 complex; acts as receptor for the translocase of the inner mitochondrial membrane (TIM23) complex guiding incoming precursors from the TOM complex; may control the gating of the Tim23p-Tim17p channel; GO_component: GO:0016021 - integral component of membrane [Evidence IEA]; GO_component: GO:0016020 - membrane [Evidence IEA]; GO_component: GO:0005743 - mitochondrial inner membrane [Evidence IEA,IEA,IEA]; GO_component: GO:0005744 - mitochondrial inner membrane presequence translocase complex [Evidence IEA]; GO_component: GO:0005744 - mitochondrial inner membrane presequence translocase complex [Evidence IDA] [PMID 12437924]; GO_component: GO:0005744 - mitochondrial inner membrane presequence translocase complex [Evidence IDA] [PMID 12437925]; GO_component: GO:0005739 - mitochondrion [Evidence IEA]; GO_component: GO:0005739 - mitochondrion [Evidence IDA] [PMID 16823961]; GO_function: GO:0030943 - mitochondrion targeting sequence binding [Evidence IDA] [PMID 18418384]; GO_function: GO:0030943 - mitochondrion targeting sequence binding [Evidence IDA] [PMID 19144822]; GO_function: GO:0015266 - protein channel activity [Evidence IMP] [PMID 16763150]; GO_process: GO:0030150 - protein import into mitochondrial matrix [Evidence IMP] [PMID 12437924]; GO_process: GO:0030150 - protein import into mitochondrial matrix [Evidence IMP] [PMID 12437925]; GO_process: GO:0015031 - protein transport [Evidence IEA,IEA]; GO_process: GO:0046902 - regulation of mitochondrial membrane permeability [Evidence IDA] [PMID 16763150]; GO_process: GO:0006810 - transport [Evidence IEA]), whose protein sequence is MLRLALRSVANANIAGAAKLHSGPASARITISNAMKLATGSSSSSLRFYSSDKKKSEPVSSLLTDDILEKAGIDTNSLKKESGKTGSNESSGSAETSNAAQAESTSESVDSAESGEAGASPEQKERWKGTAKKSSDKSSTDLRRERRSNLFYAALLGMALGGGAYLARDWEENEQKSHPDISGGYSPGASFNRAKARLGDIFNYFNEPIFEKLLPDPLPEPYGRPLTLVLSLDDLLVHSEWTREHGWRTAKRPGVDYFLGYLAQYYEIVIFSSKYQVYSEKVVAALDPYRSSVSYALFREATRYRDGKVIKDLNNLNRDLGKVIIVDTDPTCYSMQPENAVPVKPWTGQRDDDGLVKLIPFLEWIATQPIKDVRPILKAFENTDMAEEYARREAIARKKFEEEFYKQNQTANWASSFLGIKPPAPPKPMMPQDYIRQEGQKGYEAFQKYLKENGEKMLAEEKQREKEILNEQKFTLNKFVTEGLPNPEEIAAIQKQKELEAQQAEMAVAKVQADK